One genomic region from Anabaena sp. PCC 7108 encodes:
- a CDS encoding glycosyltransferase family 4 protein, whose amino-acid sequence MPTKPYNWISCQIGAREHYTIPRALQQQGQLAHLITDAWVSPQSPLNFLPKSFLANLRERYHPDLDQASVHAFNSSLIRFELTQRLQKRTGWERVIARNQWFQQQTIKTLTRLSDQITTPPILFSYSYAALDIFRFAKQQGWYTILGQIDPGLWEEKMVTQEYEQYPQYRADWQPAPPEYWQSWREECTLADAIVVNSNWSRQLLEKTGVEPKKIHIIPLVYTPPEAASNFVRTSPELFSQERPLRVLFLGQVILRKGIAAVLDAIQHLDGYPVEFWIVGSVQIEIPSHFQNHPQIRWLGHVNRSETAQYYQMADVFLFPTISDGFGLTQLEAQAWKLPIIASRSCGEVVVDGVNGWILEEVSGNKIADLIESILRDTAQLRYLSNGLASLSKFSLENLFQSLKTSIL is encoded by the coding sequence ATGCCTACAAAACCTTATAATTGGATCTCCTGCCAGATTGGAGCGCGTGAGCATTACACCATACCTAGAGCTTTACAACAGCAGGGACAGCTTGCTCACTTGATTACAGATGCTTGGGTATCACCTCAATCTCCACTCAATTTTTTACCCAAATCTTTCTTAGCTAATTTACGGGAAAGATACCACCCAGATTTAGATCAAGCATCTGTTCACGCTTTCAATAGTTCTTTAATTAGATTTGAATTAACTCAACGTCTGCAAAAAAGGACAGGCTGGGAACGAGTTATTGCTCGTAATCAATGGTTTCAACAACAGACAATCAAGACCTTAACAAGGCTATCTGACCAGATTACAACTCCTCCCATACTATTTTCTTACAGCTATGCGGCTTTAGACATTTTTCGATTTGCAAAACAACAGGGATGGTATACAATACTAGGCCAAATTGACCCAGGTTTGTGGGAAGAAAAAATGGTCACACAAGAGTATGAACAATACCCCCAATATCGTGCAGATTGGCAACCCGCACCTCCTGAATATTGGCAAAGCTGGAGAGAAGAATGTACTCTAGCGGATGCTATTGTGGTCAATTCTAATTGGTCGCGTCAACTCTTAGAAAAAACAGGTGTTGAGCCTAAAAAAATCCATATCATTCCCTTAGTATATACTCCACCAGAGGCAGCTAGTAACTTTGTCCGCACTTCTCCAGAATTATTTTCTCAAGAGCGTCCTTTAAGGGTATTATTTTTGGGACAGGTAATTTTGCGAAAAGGAATTGCGGCTGTATTAGATGCTATCCAACATCTTGACGGATATCCTGTTGAGTTCTGGATTGTCGGCTCTGTACAAATTGAGATTCCATCTCATTTCCAAAACCATCCGCAAATTCGTTGGTTAGGTCATGTTAACAGGAGTGAAACAGCACAATATTACCAGATGGCAGATGTGTTTTTGTTCCCGACTATTTCCGATGGGTTTGGATTAACTCAACTAGAAGCACAAGCTTGGAAATTACCTATTATTGCTTCTCGTTCCTGTGGTGAAGTGGTTGTAGATGGTGTGAATGGTTGGATTTTGGAGGAAGTTAGTGGTAATAAAATTGCTGATTTGATAGAGTCTATTTTGCGAGATACAGCGCAATTACGATATTTGTCTAACGGTTTAGCTTCACTATCGAAGTTTAGTCTTGAAAATTTATTTCAGTCATTAAAAACTTCCATTCTCTAA
- a CDS encoding calcium-binding protein has product MAIFNIFDGYYTVDGTVVSNPSNATVIGTGSNDLFASFTTNTKVKAGAGDDVLNGADGARLEGEAGNDTFNLVGPSGVYIGGSGDDYYEVYDSIPYTGLNINETGGGNDTVFSTRDFSLSTGSTGITLISGTQIENLTLGGGAVAGEGNNLANVITGNGLDNILSGLAGADTIYGGFGNDTINGGADNDQLLGNQGNDILIAGTGADTLAGGTENDIYIVDSLDDVLEAAGEGTDTVDVTVLGTGNTWVTSAEVELINIAGTNVANVRQTNDVDTTIIGNSGANILRSSGGNDFLNGKAGNDTLRGFSGADTYAFGGQALAVEPVTGFLGETGTTLGFSGATTTTVGKDTIVGFASGTDKIALDVSTFQAVAGSVGSDLSAVANGFISVNQANNSGLDSQNAYFVYNQGTGDLFYNENLSAFGTGAGGVFAQLGSGTVLAATDISLIA; this is encoded by the coding sequence ATGGCAATATTCAATATTTTTGACGGATATTACACTGTCGATGGTACTGTAGTGTCTAATCCTAGCAATGCAACGGTAATCGGTACAGGCAGTAACGATCTGTTTGCCAGTTTTACCACTAACACCAAGGTTAAAGCAGGAGCAGGAGATGATGTTTTAAATGGAGCAGACGGTGCAAGACTCGAAGGAGAAGCAGGCAATGATACTTTTAATCTTGTTGGTCCTTCTGGTGTCTACATAGGCGGTTCGGGAGACGACTATTATGAGGTTTATGATTCTATTCCCTATACAGGGTTGAATATCAACGAAACAGGTGGTGGAAACGATACCGTTTTTTCTACCCGTGACTTTTCTTTGTCAACTGGTTCCACTGGAATCACATTGATAAGTGGAACTCAGATTGAGAACCTGACTCTTGGTGGAGGCGCTGTAGCCGGAGAAGGCAATAACTTAGCCAATGTTATTACTGGCAACGGCCTCGACAATATTTTAAGTGGATTAGCTGGTGCTGATACGATTTATGGCGGTTTTGGTAACGATACAATTAATGGTGGTGCCGATAATGATCAATTACTCGGTAATCAAGGAAATGACATCTTAATTGCTGGAACAGGTGCAGATACCTTGGCTGGGGGAACAGAAAATGATATTTACATCGTTGACTCTCTTGATGATGTACTAGAGGCTGCTGGTGAAGGCACTGATACTGTTGACGTTACTGTTCTTGGTACTGGCAATACTTGGGTTACGAGTGCAGAGGTTGAGTTAATTAATATCGCTGGCACCAATGTTGCCAATGTCAGACAGACCAACGATGTTGATACCACTATCATTGGAAACTCTGGTGCTAATATTCTCAGATCTTCCGGGGGTAACGATTTCCTTAACGGAAAGGCTGGTAATGACACTCTCAGAGGTTTTAGTGGCGCTGATACTTATGCATTTGGTGGTCAAGCTCTAGCTGTAGAACCAGTCACAGGGTTTTTAGGGGAAACAGGGACAACTTTAGGCTTCTCTGGGGCTACAACTACTACTGTCGGTAAGGATACAATTGTGGGCTTCGCATCGGGAACAGATAAAATTGCTTTAGATGTTAGCACCTTTCAAGCTGTAGCAGGTTCTGTGGGGTCAGATTTATCAGCAGTTGCTAATGGTTTTATCTCAGTTAACCAAGCTAACAACTCTGGTCTTGACAGTCAAAATGCTTACTTTGTTTACAATCAAGGAACCGGAGACTTATTCTACAATGAAAATCTATCGGCTTTTGGTACTGGAGCAGGTGGGGTCTTCGCTCAATTGGGGTCTGGTACCGTACTAGCCGCGACAGATATATCACTCATCGCTTAA
- a CDS encoding calcium-binding protein, with amino-acid sequence MANFIIYNGYYTIDGVVVSNPTNATINGTGANDLFVTSTPAVTNVKIKAGAGDDILKGTTGGRLDGEAGNDTFDLTATSGVYIGGAGNDFYKVYDFAYTALGITETGGGTDTIFSQQDFSLSTGATGITLTSNSEIENLTFDAFSAAIVGEGNNLNNQIIGNRNDNILSGLAGDDTIYGSFGNDTISGGAGNDQLFGNQDNDILIAGTGTDTVTGGVGDDKYIIDSLDTVVEAAGEGTDTVDVTVLGTGNTWVTSAEVEFINIGGTNAANVTQTNGVDTTIIGNSAANILIAGNGSDTLKGKAGNDTLSGGLGVVNTFEFGGNALAVDPVTGFLTETGTTLGLTGAATNTIGKDTITDFFSGLDQITLDVSTFTAVAGSVGSDLSAVANGFVSVNQATNSGLDTQNFYFVYNQGTGDLFYNVNLSGFGSGGGGIFANLVAGTALAATDISLIA; translated from the coding sequence ATGGCAAATTTCATTATCTATAACGGCTACTACACTATAGATGGAGTTGTAGTTTCTAATCCTACCAATGCAACGATTAACGGTACAGGCGCTAACGATCTGTTCGTTACTTCTACTCCCGCTGTCACTAACGTCAAGATCAAAGCTGGCGCTGGAGATGACATTTTAAAAGGAACAACTGGTGGCAGACTCGACGGAGAAGCCGGTAATGACACTTTTGATCTCACTGCTACTTCAGGTGTTTATATAGGCGGTGCAGGAAATGATTTTTATAAAGTTTATGATTTTGCCTACACAGCCTTAGGTATCACCGAAACAGGTGGTGGAACAGATACTATTTTTTCACAGCAGGACTTTTCTTTGTCAACCGGTGCAACCGGAATTACACTTACAAGCAATAGCGAGATCGAGAACCTGACTTTTGATGCTTTTAGTGCAGCGATTGTAGGTGAAGGTAATAACCTCAACAACCAGATTATCGGCAACCGCAATGACAATATCTTAAGTGGATTAGCTGGTGACGATACCATTTATGGCAGTTTTGGCAACGATACAATTAGTGGTGGTGCCGGTAATGATCAATTATTCGGTAATCAAGATAATGACATCTTAATTGCTGGAACAGGCACAGATACCGTGACTGGTGGAGTTGGTGATGATAAGTACATTATCGATTCTCTTGATACTGTCGTAGAGGCTGCGGGCGAAGGGACTGATACTGTTGACGTTACCGTTCTTGGCACTGGCAATACTTGGGTTACGAGTGCAGAGGTTGAATTCATCAATATTGGTGGAACTAACGCTGCTAATGTTACACAAACCAACGGTGTTGATACTACTATAATTGGCAACTCGGCTGCTAACATTCTCATCGCTGGGAATGGTAGTGACACCCTGAAAGGAAAAGCTGGTAATGATACTCTCTCAGGTGGTTTAGGTGTTGTTAACACTTTTGAATTTGGTGGTAATGCTTTAGCAGTAGATCCTGTCACAGGATTTTTAACCGAAACAGGGACAACTTTAGGGTTAACAGGTGCAGCAACTAATACCATCGGTAAGGATACAATTACGGACTTCTTTTCTGGACTAGATCAGATTACTCTGGATGTTAGTACCTTTACCGCCGTAGCTGGTTCTGTAGGGTCAGATTTATCAGCGGTTGCGAATGGTTTTGTCTCAGTAAACCAAGCTACTAATAGTGGTCTTGATACTCAAAATTTCTACTTTGTTTATAATCAAGGAACCGGAGACTTGTTCTACAATGTCAACTTGTCTGGGTTCGGTTCTGGTGGAGGCGGAATCTTCGCTAACTTGGTAGCTGGTACCGCATTAGCTGCAACAGACATATCACTCATCGCTTAA
- a CDS encoding glycosyltransferase family 4 protein: MKYDRVQKISVIFYSILPSPYQRDLFLEISRCSQVDLTVYYLEPACADSPWPEKPLQPYEHVLPGFHLAWGLSRFHFNWHFPSTTKADVVVLNGYMNVTTQLLLRLQAQKVPCIFWGEKMVGSSQGIKGKLQKYLADSLKYCRAIAAIGTKAQQDYQQRFPDKPIFNIPYYCDLTTFSQDLPQRPRNPITILFCGQMIARKGVDVLIQAFDHLIQADLNARLLLVGREAELPQLLEVLPIMTRQKIEYAGFQAPEKLPDFFRQADIFVLPSRYDGWGVVVNQALGAGLPIICADTVGAAYDLVEPGKNGFIFPSGDVVSLIKILVNYLNNPETIAAASEESLKKAINFSLKAGAESWIEVFQKVAR, from the coding sequence ATGAAATATGATCGTGTTCAAAAAATTAGTGTCATTTTCTATTCTATACTGCCATCTCCTTATCAAAGAGACTTATTCTTAGAAATTTCTCGGTGTTCACAAGTAGACCTGACTGTATATTATCTAGAACCAGCTTGTGCCGATTCTCCTTGGCCTGAAAAACCTTTACAACCGTATGAACACGTATTACCAGGGTTTCATTTAGCTTGGGGTTTATCTCGATTTCATTTTAACTGGCATTTTCCATCAACCACTAAAGCTGATGTGGTGGTGCTAAATGGTTATATGAATGTAACTACTCAATTGTTACTCAGATTGCAAGCTCAAAAAGTTCCTTGTATTTTTTGGGGTGAAAAAATGGTGGGTAGTTCACAGGGAATTAAAGGAAAATTACAAAAATACCTAGCCGATAGTTTAAAATATTGTCGAGCGATCGCAGCCATTGGCACTAAAGCACAACAAGACTATCAACAACGGTTTCCTGATAAACCTATTTTTAACATTCCTTACTATTGTGATTTAACTACTTTTAGCCAAGATTTACCCCAGCGTCCACGCAATCCCATTACTATTCTATTTTGTGGTCAGATGATTGCCCGCAAAGGAGTCGATGTTCTGATTCAAGCATTTGATCATCTGATTCAAGCTGATTTAAATGCTCGTTTATTGCTAGTGGGAAGAGAAGCAGAACTTCCTCAATTGTTAGAAGTGTTACCCATTATGACTCGGCAAAAAATTGAATATGCAGGATTTCAAGCTCCTGAAAAATTGCCTGATTTTTTTCGACAAGCTGATATATTTGTCTTACCTAGTCGATATGATGGCTGGGGAGTAGTTGTTAATCAAGCTCTTGGGGCTGGATTACCTATTATTTGTGCTGATACAGTTGGTGCTGCTTATGATTTAGTTGAACCAGGTAAAAATGGCTTTATATTTCCATCAGGAGATGTTGTTAGTCTAATTAAAATTTTAGTAAATTATTTAAACAATCCAGAAACAATTGCAGCGGCCAGCGAAGAATCACTAAAAAAAGCAATTAATTTTTCCCTAAAAGCAGGTGCAGAAAGTTGGATTGAAGTGTTTCAAAAAGTTGCTCGATAG
- a CDS encoding glycosyltransferase family 2 protein: MKTCKVTAIIPTYNRLSKLLEALEKILECNPCPNEIIIHIDGNDTTTEAGLKNINSPSIKIIKSSVQVGPGGGRNIAIAHANNPIVASFDDDSYPLDTDYFERLINLFNSFPTAAVIAANIFHINETITPAQLTGTWGSNFIGCGCAYRKEVFQQTTGYVNLPVAYGMEEVDLSLRLHHMGWSILESSWLRVFHNTQLKHHNNPRITAASIANQILLAYLRYPILFYWLGLGQCVSRIFWLIRHGRTSGIVEGLLLIPKLITQYHQQRQPISAKSLLSYLYLRRNTLPVSLDKILPS, from the coding sequence ATGAAAACTTGTAAAGTTACTGCAATAATTCCCACATATAATCGATTATCCAAACTCTTAGAAGCCTTGGAGAAAATTTTAGAATGCAATCCTTGTCCAAATGAAATCATTATTCATATTGATGGCAATGATACAACAACTGAGGCAGGACTCAAAAATATCAATTCCCCGTCTATCAAAATTATTAAGAGTTCTGTTCAAGTTGGTCCAGGTGGTGGGAGAAATATAGCTATTGCTCATGCAAACAACCCAATTGTAGCCAGTTTTGATGATGATTCTTATCCTCTAGATACAGACTACTTTGAACGCTTAATAAATCTTTTTAATTCTTTTCCCACAGCAGCTGTCATAGCAGCTAATATATTCCATATTAATGAGACAATTACACCAGCACAATTAACTGGTACATGGGGGTCTAATTTTATAGGCTGTGGATGTGCTTATCGAAAAGAAGTATTTCAACAAACTACTGGATATGTTAATTTGCCAGTTGCTTATGGAATGGAAGAAGTTGATTTATCTCTGCGGCTTCATCATATGGGATGGAGTATTCTTGAAAGTTCATGGCTGAGAGTATTTCATAACACTCAATTAAAACACCACAACAACCCACGTATTACGGCTGCAAGCATCGCTAATCAAATTTTATTAGCTTATTTGAGGTATCCTATCCTCTTTTATTGGTTAGGACTTGGACAGTGCGTAAGCCGTATTTTTTGGTTAATCAGGCACGGAAGAACATCTGGCATTGTGGAAGGTTTATTGCTGATCCCTAAACTGATTACACAATATCATCAACAACGTCAACCAATTTCTGCCAAATCATTACTTTCTTATCTCTATTTACGTAGAAATACTCTTCCTGTATCATTAGATAAGATTTTACCATCGTGA